AGCCTGGGGTTCCCTCTTAGAATGAATGATCACCACTAAGGTAttcccagggcagggcaggcaaAGACAACAGGCAGTACAAAGTTCAGTGAAGACACTGATTGCTCTGCCGGTATTTTCTGAAAGCAGAGAGGAGAATCCAGCTTCACGCCACTGTGAGAACCTCTCTCGGCAGCTGCCACCTGCTCCCTTCTGCAGGGAGGTgatgagtggaaaaaaaatttttttaagattttatttatttattcatgagagagagagggagagagagaggcagagggagaagcaggctccatgtagagagcctgatgtgggactcgatcctgggtctccaggatcacgccctgggctgaaggcggcgctaaaccgctgcgccagccaccggggctgcccaagtggACAAGATTGAAGCCAGCCCGCCCTCAACAGGAAGCTTCTGGATAAggacaggggctgggggctgagagCTGGGCATCACTTGCTTTTCAAGATTTCCTATCACCTGATGTGTCCTGAGAACACAAATTATTCTCCTGCGCTTTTGTGAGACACAAGAACAGTTACATATGGAACAGTTCGAGATTTTTCTTCCCAGATATGTCGATGTGGACTTTAGATACCCAGAGTCTGGCATTCTGCTCCTTGGCtggtgtgtgtgcttgtgcagcgctcctctcctccctctcactcactctcacACCCGCCCTGGCCAAATACCGCATCTCTGAGGTTTGCACTCGCTAGAGAGTTCTTTTAGGGCActctcttcctttgctttctAGACAAAGCTGAAACAGACCCTATAGCGTACTGAGCTGGGGTTCAGAATGTTCTTACAACCTTCACATTTTGGTGCATTGCTgataaaagacaaggaaattcCCATAAAGAATAAATCcaattctgggacgcctgggtggctcagtggttgagcgtttgccttaggttcagggcgtgatcccagggtcctgggatcaagtcctgcatcaggctccccttagggagcctgcttctccctctgcctgtgtctctgcctctctccctctgagtctctcatgaataattagaaaaaaaaagaataaatctaatGCTATGTTTGCATCCTCTATAATTGTTAAGGGTTTCTCTGGCATATCTGTGTACCCTCTGTGTCTGATGCTGTCGGCTGTAATATGCTTTGCCACCAACAAAGGCTCTTTTGCCAAATCATTGCTTTTGGGATTCCCACAAATCTTGGTTCAGGATTGGAGACCTAATTGTTCTTTTCAGGGCATCACATGAGAAGATGGCCTAGCAGGTCTTACTTGTGTAAACCCAGGGAACTGTTGCTTTATTAGTTGCAACACATTTTGTTTCCTCTGTTGTCTTGTTTCTTGGCAGTTCTTCTGCAGTTCCAGAAACCATGAAGAAACCAATAGTTACATTTGggtcagagagaaataaaataaaattcacaataagCAtgcgagggatccctgggtggctcagcgattgagcatctgcctttggcccagggcatgatcctggactcccaggatcgagtcccacgtcgggctccctgcacggagcctgcttctccctctgcctgtgtctctgcctctctctctctctgtgtctttcatgaataaataaatttttaaaaaatctaaaaaaaaaaacaaataagcatgcGATTTCAATTATGACCCCGAAGAATTATAATTCCAACGACAACAGAAAAGGGGGAAGACAGTGGAACACCGAACATGACTGCCCCAAGAAAACAAACATCTTTCCcatgtatttaagattttctttggtCCACcttgcccagcccccagcccccagcctgtgTGCCACCTACACCTGGCTGGGCAACATCGGTTTCATTCCACAGAGATTTCTCCTTCTAGGCCTAATACCTTTgctttctggaggccagaaaacAGGTGGCCCCTAGCAGCCCAGTCCCCTCTTTACCAGTAAGAGGCTCGACTTGGGGGTAGGGTGGCTCAGGCAGCTCGAGCAAGGCTGGAGTTTGCATCCAGGGCCTGGAAGAGCGGCCCACTGTACTTCCGACTGGGGATGAGAATCCAGGCAGGCGCCGTCAGAAGTCCAGCGCTGTTCAAGGAGGCGCCCGCCCCGTCCATGGCAGACGTGTGTGCTCCCGGAGGGCTTGTAGGTTCAGAGGTCTCCGGGACCTCATGACTCAGGGATCCGCCCACCCGGGACAGACCACACGACCAGCACAGTACTCCGGGTCCTTGCCTTTACTGTTGTTGGAAGGGCCTCAGCTCGGGAAAGGCCCCCAGCTCCGGCCTCCCCCTACCCCTTCCCAGGACAGCCGGGCAGCCTGTTAGACGCGGAGCCAGGTCTTGCAGCCACACTGGCCCAGGACCTGCCCAAACCCAACATGCCTCGCTAGTTCTCTTTTCACATGGGCGTGCCTTGTCTTCCCAACCAGAAGGGGTGCACTGGGTGAAGGGGGGGCTTTCTCCTCACCTTCACTTGCCCACAGTGCCTGCCACCTGTGCACCCCGGGGGGCTTAAGATAGGCAGCCGGCTGACCGGGTTCACCTGACCACGGTGCGGGCACCTGGCCAGGGTTCAGGGCCATGGCCAGCCTTGCTAGGCAGACTCAGGGAGGATAGCAGGTGAGAAGAAGCCCGGTGAGGGGCCACcaggtgagcaggagggaggcagacacCGAGAGGGAGTGAAAATGACTGAAGGGACACGCAGGCCCAGGGTGTGGGCTCCCCCAGAGCGCCCCTCCTGGGGGTGGCTCCGACGGGAACCGCCTCTGCCTCGGGGCCTCCCCAGCTGTGCTCCCGGGAGAAGCGGCCTAAGAGACCTGGTCTCCTAAGCAACTGTCTGGTGAGCACAGCGTCCTCGGCCCACTCACCCCCACTTCCCACACGCAGGGCAAGCCGAGGTGCCTCCCCGCGCCCCGAGGTGCGCCCGGCCAGGCGGCCTCAGAGGCCCTGGGGCCGCGGGGCACGCTCTGGTGGCCCGTCCGCGCCGGCGGTGGCACGTTTTTGTGCCCAGGCTCCCCGATCTCTCAGGGGCCCACAGGCTGCTGTCGGAGCAGGAGGGCGGGCTCGCGGGCTCCGACGACCTGCAGGGCGCCCCGAGCggaggctcccgggcggggcggggacgTGGGCCTGGGGCTTCGGACCTGCTGCCCCGGCTCCTTCCCGGGAACGAGGGGCCGCGCCGGCCCTGCACGGACCCCCagccccgctctcctcccctgcacggacccccagccccgctctcctcccctgcaccgacccccagccccgctctcctcccctgcacggacccccagccccgctctcctcccctgcacggacccccagccccgctctcctcccctgcacggacccccagccccgctctcctcccctgcaccgacccccagccccgctctcctcccctgcaccgaccccccagccccgctctcctcccctgcaccgaccccccagccccgctctcctcccctgcaccgacccccagccccgctctcctcccctgcaccgacccccagccccgctctcctcccctgcaccgaccccccagccccgctctcctcccctgcaccgacccccagccccgctctcctcccctgcacggaccccccagccccgctctcctcccctgcaccgacccccagccccgctctcctcccctgcaccgacccccagccccgctctcctcccctgcacggaccccccagccccgctctcctcccctgcaccgacccccagccccgctctcctcccctgcacggaccccccagccccgctctcctctcctgcaccgacccccagccccgctctcctcccctgtacggaccccccagccccgctctcctcccctgcaCCTCCGGGGGCCGCGCTCGCCTGCgcccaggaggagccagagcAGCAGAGCAGGGCGCCGCCTGCAGGAGCGGCCCTCGGCGGCCTGGGTTCCAAGGCCTCTCAGGGTGGAGAGCGCAGGGCCAGGGCAGGTCAGCGCTGGCCACGGAGTTTAAGTTTCCGATTCAAAGGGgcggttggggatccctgggtggcacagcggtttggcgcctgcctttggcccagggcgcgatcctggagacccggggtcgagtcccacgtcaggctcccggtgcatggagcctgcttctccctctgcctgtgtctctgcctctctctctctctctgtgactatcatgaataaataaaaattacaaaaaaaaaaacaaaggggcggctgctgcttcttcttttttaaagatttttatttatccatgagagacgcagagagagggaggtagagacgcaggcagagggagaagcaggctccatgcagggagcccgatgcagcactcgatcccaggaccccgggaccacaccctgggccgaaggcagagagactcaaccactgagccacccaggcaccccaaagagaTGCCGTCTCTCCTGGCTTCCCCCATGAACACATTTTGCCTACAAGGAGCTTCTGGTCACTTGCCTTTGTGTCTTTCTCCTCCAGGCAGTTAAGAACCCCAGTGCTCGCCCTCCCAGGCCTGGTCTTCACCCCACACCTCTCACCAGAGGCCCACAGCTTCTCAGGAAAGGTGCCGCTGCCTTCACCTGCAAAAGCTTGACACAGAGGAAGCTGGAGCTCTGCCCTTTTGGAATGCATCTGTTGGGGAGCCTAGCCCTCCCCCTCTTGGGTCTCTCCTAGGAAATTCCGGGGCGCGGAGCTGTGGGTCTAGGCCTGCTGTAGCACTAGAAAGTTCACAGCCTGGTCTGATGGGCTGTGTGGGAGCAGAAGGGAGGCAGGTCATCGTAGCCAAGACCATTTGTGGCTCTGGGGCGGGTATGCTCTCCGGTGACAGTGTCACACAAGTCCTCTTCCTGGCTTGGCTGCTGGGCACTGGGCCTAAACAGTGACAGCTCAACACACACCTGTCCCTCTTGTCCCAGGCAAATTTGCCCAGCTTTGGGGAAGCGGTGGACTCTTTGACTCCTCTACTTTTTGATTTTCTCTGTTGTGGCTGGTCTTTACCACCCTGATTGTGGTAGCTAATGTTTATTGCCCACTTAAAGTGTCTTTTCTTGTTCGGAAAGCTCCTTGTGAATCACCtcatctcatcctttttttttttttttttggagattttatttatttatgagagacactcagagaggcagagacataggcagagggagaagcaggctccctgtagggagccccatgtaggactcgattccaggaccccgggatcacgccctgagccgaaggtagacactcaactactgggccacccaCCTTGTTTCATCTTATCAGTGGTATGAAGTtgctgctattttttaaaaaattttatttatttgagagagagcatgggtggggggttgagggggaggggcagagtgggaaGCAGACTCTTCCCTGGGCAAGAACCTggcttggggctcgatcccaggaccctgagaccacaagccaagccgaaggcagatgctcaactgactgagccaccaggctcccCTGAAGTGACTGCTATTAAGATCCCTATCATACACATGCAGCTCAGAGACGTGAAACAACTTACCGAAAGTCACAAAGCCAGTCTGTGGTAGAGCTAGGTTGTGAAACCCTTTGTTTGGGAATAGAGGCTGAATTCCTATAAGCCACACTACTCCCTTCCACCCTTCTCCgttccagccccagcccccaccgcACTCCACCATTGAACTAGCAGGTTCTGTGCATAAGACCTTAACAACAACACGTGTGGTGTCTTCCAGGCAGCGAGCTCAGCATTTAGTCCTGGATAAGAAGGACACTTAGAAAATCGCTTTCCTTTCTTCACTGGGATCGAGACTGATTGATTGTCTTAGGGTGAAAAGCCAAGCACTTTGTACACAAAGCACAGTGGTCAAAAGcaggggttgtgagatggagggATTTCACAGattaatcaaatgaataaaataaaactgcgTCTTAACATAGGGcgaacaactttttaaaaaaaatattttatttatttgagagagcgtgcacacaagtagggggaagggcagagagagagggagagggagaagcagactccctgctgagcagggagccccgatgatgcagggctcgatcctgaaCCTTGAAtaacgacctgagcccaaagcagacacttaaccaactaagccccccaggcaccccaaggccaACAAGTTTCAATTGCACCATTTAAAAGAACACTTAATACTATTACTGCTATTAATAACAAAACTAGAAAAACCATCTGACAGCTTATGATGCACCAGGCACTGCTGTCTTCACATGAAGATCGTCTGATTGGATCCTCATAAAAATCCTTATTCCACAGgcactattatctccattttgtagaCAAGGAGATGAAGAAATACGAAGTAAATTGTTCTGGTTCTGTGCTGATACTCATGACGTTGGGAGCTCATCCTAGATTCATAAAAGACATCTTTGAAAACAACCAAGCACACAGGGGAGGTCCTAACCTCGGAATTCGGGTGTAAGGAAGAAGTTCAGTCGGGAGGCCAGCCAGCACCAGGTCAGCACTCTCGGGGCCTCAGCGGGGCCCCTGTATTGAAAATACCACTCCTGGGATGCCCGGGtcgctcagcgggtgagcatctgccttcggcccagggcctgatcctggagacccgggatcgagtcctacattgggctccctgcatggagcctgcttctccctctgcctgtctctctctctctctctctgtctttcatgaataaataaaatatttttttaaaaaagaaaataccactcCTTGCCCTCCGCCCGGTGGCTGGCCCGGGAAAGGGCCCCTGACACTACCCCTGTGAGGCTTATCGTCACTGTCCCTCCCCGCCCGGCCCTGCCAGCTCCCCTGCCAGGGAGAAGCCGGGCTGGACCCTACAGTACGTCTCCCTGTGGAGGTCCCACTGTTGCTGGGACTGACAGAAGCAGGTGGACACATGGAGGCTCTGCCTCCCATTGGAGGAAATGGCTGTTGCCAGGGCAGCGCCTGTAAACATTCTGTCTGGGGCCCTGGTGAGAGGGAAGCAGCTGGGAGTCTCCTTCTGGGGCTTCCTCGGCCAGGACTGTTCCAAACAAGGATCCGGTCACTCAGGTACCGGGTACTGTGAGGGTGGGAGGGCCCCACAAAAGGCCTTGCACTGCTTCTCCCCAGTTGTCACCCACACCCCCAGGCTTGACCGCACCCCTGACCCTCCCCAGCGGTGCCTTACTTCTGGCCTCTCGttaggaagaaggggaggaagagaactCGGCCAGGCCAGGTGGAGGGGCGCTTAAGAATGATTTGTGCCCACAGACATGGGAGGGCACAACCTGAGCTGCTTCCCCAGCccagctcctcttccctcccctcctgctggaATACAGGGCTCCCCAGGGAAGGTTTTAGGAGGTCCTTCCTTGGATGAAATCCCCGCCTCATTTGCCTGGTTTTGGAGGTCACAGATTTGGCTTCTACCCAATTCATCAAGGGGCAATTTGCTGAAACCCAAGTCACTAAATGACCAAGTTGCCAAGTGggccattcattttttaaaggatcaagGTACTGTATGGTTAACTCACCCAAGCCTACTAAATTTACCGATTTAGCAAAAAGCTCCGTTTTTGTCTTTACAGACTTTGTAGCCAATCGCTGTTGGTCAAATTGGCATAGCCCTTAGGCTGGGGAGTCAGTTCTTTAGGATTAAGGGCCTTGGGATTCCCTCATTGGCCACGCTTCAGGCTCTCCTCACTCTCTGGGATGGGTGGCCTGGGAAGGTTCCATCCTCCCCCAGTAGATTGCTtgtccactccccaccccctgaaGCAGCAACAGGGAACTGAGGCAGATGCAAATCAAGCTTAAAATGCTAATATGCACACCCAGATGAATGCAAGTCAGCATGACCGAATGCTTCAAAGGCTGTTCAATCTGTTCCTGGCCACAGGAACTGGGCTGCCTTCCACAGCTCCCACCACAACCCGGAACCAACAATGAGTGAGAGAACAAAAGCTGACTCTTCTGGAAGGAGGCTCACAGAAAGCCAGGGAGCATATTCTGGACTTCAGATGGAAAAGTGAGAACAGGGCCCCACAACCCTTTGTGAATCCTGGAGGGAGGAGAGCGGGGTAGTTGAGTGCAGGGGCCAGGGAGCCAGACGGTCTGGGCATGAACTTGGTAACAAGAGACTCTCTGTGACtcagggtcccagcaggaaaCCTGGCATACTAAGGTAGGGGTAGGTAAAGAAGTGTTAAGTGGAGGGGGTATTTACGAAGATGTGGGCAGACAGGAGGGAAATAGGGGTAAGGGCAGCTCCCCCGTGCTACAACAGAGGGGCCACAGAGCTGGGCAGAGACGATAACTGTCCTTaccaggcagagaagagagatacCTGCCCTGGGACATGTGGGGCCTATGCCACACAGCCAGCCACAGGGGACCCTGCAGTATATCACTTGCCCTCattctcctccctcagcctggtCTCCCCATTGTGTGGAACCTCTTGGAAGCCAGAGGGCATGGGAGAGCCCACTGATGCAGTCCAATCAGGTCAGCCTTCCAGGGCAGAAAGCAGGGGAGACAAGGAGGAGGGGATCTGAAAGGGCAAACGGAAGGTGCCCAGTGCACCATCTCATGCGCCGAGGGGGAGTTCAATGAAACGAAGCACATTAAACACCTCAAACTTGGGAGTTGCTATTTATAGAAGAATAACGAGCTCCCTTTGGAGAGAGAtactcactttaaaaatttttgtttttaaagattttgtttatttatttgagagaaagcacgagccagggggagggaagggagacggagaagcaggctccccgctgagcagggagcctaatgcggtgctggatcccaggaccttggcattatgacctgagctgaagacagtcgcttaactgactgagccacccaggcgccctgagagtCCCACTTTTATACAGCACCCCTCATGTAAGGATTGTCTGCAGGGATGCATAACTGTGCTACAAGTGATTTCTCATAAGTGAAGAGACTTAAGTAATAGCCAGGAAAGAAAGAGGATCCAAGACTCGAGGAAAAAGATGGAAGACGTGCAGAGTCCTAGCGGTGTGATGTGTTTCACAATCTCAatagatgttaaaaatatttggagggatccctgggtggcgcagcagtttggcgcctgcctttggcccagggcgcgatcctggagacccgggatcgaatcccacatcgggctcccagtgcatggagcctgcttctccctctgcctgtgtctctgcctctctctctctctctgtgactatcataaaaaaataaaaaaaaattaaaaaaaatatttggaaaagtttAGCGATCATTTATGATAAACCTCCTACTAAAACAGGAGCAAACAAATAATTTTCTGAGGTGATAAATCTCTCGCCATAAACCAGCATCGAACTTTATGATGTAACAGCAGAAAGCATGCCCACTGAAGTCAGACAGAAAAGGATGCACGTTATCTTCGCTTTCACTGAACATTTTTTGGGAAGTGTTAATCAAAGAGAATACTTACGGAGGTAtatgttttgggaaaaaaagatggtAAAAAATGATAGTTTCTGgcagatgaaataatttatacatCTGGAGATTCCAAGAGAAAAAActgaagggacagagggagagggagagaatctcagactcccggctgagcagggagcacaatgcagggctccattccacgaccctgagattaggtcccgagccaaaatcaagaggacgatgattaaccgactgagccacccagatgccctggagcACATGGCTCtttaaagtgaattaaaattggagcaactgggtggctcagttaaacgtcagcttcttgattttggctcaggtcctgatctcaggactgtgggatcagCTCCATGTCActggctctgcacttagcagagagtctgcttttcttctctctctctccctctcctcccgtccctccccctgctcctgtgcgggttctctctctctctctctctctctctctctaaaataaataaaatcttaaaaaaaagagtcatatgCCCTCAGTCACCTAAGCAGGGATTGAGGTTCTATTAAAGACTCAACTAGAGGGGCACctgtggcttggtcggttaagcatctgccttggactcaggtcatgatcatggggttctgagatggagcccccatgtagggctccctgctcagcagggagtctgcttctccctctttctctcttcctcagcctCTTCTCTGGCTtgtgcacactcactctctctctcaaataaataaaatctttaaaaaaaagctcaaataGAGATCTATATTGTTAGAACTCCAAAGAAGTTAGGATTCATTCTACTACAGCTTGATTAAACTGTTCATGGTTATAAGAATCCGAAAATCCTTGGTTTTCAGGAATAGATCTTTGAAGCTAGGCACAAAGGATAAACCTTAAGGCTTCACGCCTATCCCCACCCCTCAGCCCTTGTTGCCCCCTAGAAGCAACAACCATTTCCTATGTCTTGTTATCCTTCAAGGGGTGCTTTGCACTTAAATGAGTGTgtacccacacacatgcacacatgcgcaAGAGATAACTTCTCGAGTTTCTTCTTCCAGGCAAAAGAAAATGGATGAGACTAAACATGTCAAAATCCAGGACATGGATGTGGAAAAAAGTCCTATAAGCCAGGAGACAGAAGATAATGCCAATGTGAACGAACTAGCTCTAGAGTTAGCTAAGAACGTTGTCACTACTGCTGTTAAGACCGTGGAAGGTAGTAACCCTGCTTGGTGGCCTGGAGGACTGTCTCGTTATACAATGCCACACTACCAGGCGACTAACatattctcaacttttttttgCAGATGCTGAAAACCCCATCAAAAACATCAACTGGATCACACACGGTGAATTCACGGCAGAAAGGGGCCGTAAACAAATTGAGGAGTTCGTTCTGGTAAGTTAGTTGACCACTCCAGATTGGCATACAAGGGTGAGGAGCAACGAAAATGATTATTTGatgaaaagtttaaaatccaGAAACCCGAGATGATTTCAAAGGTGACTAAATAAGTAAACATTGTCCCCATCTGGGTTCCAAAATCAACACGGTATAGTTTGAAGGCCAAAGGCACAATCATATTTCCCTGTTTGTATCATCCTAACCTTACATCTCCCTCAGAAAATCCGATATTCCCAGTTAAGCAAGTTTCCCATGCTGGTACTCTAACTGGGGGCCTCGTGGCCTAAGGAGAGAgctgctcttccttttttttttaaatttttatttatttatgatagtcacagagagagagaggcagagacacaggcagagggagaagcaggctccatgctccgggagcccgatgtgggactcgatcccgggtctccaggatcacaccctgggccaaaggcaggcgccaaaccgctgcgccacccagggatcccgaaagctGCTCTTCCAAAACAAGACTTCTCTATCACTAACTTTCGAAGTCATATTCACAGAGGGGATGCTGATGGATCCTTTTGATTTAGTTTTGGACACAAAGACCGCACACTATGATGAATGTGCCTgtgaattcctttttcttctcagcCTGTGCCTGGCTCTGACCCATTTGTGTGGCTTATCCTGGCAGCTTTAGAGAGAAGGCCCTGGGTTGCTTTGCATAACTGGTGGGGTGGATT
The nucleotide sequence above comes from Canis lupus dingo isolate Sandy chromosome X, ASM325472v2, whole genome shotgun sequence. Encoded proteins:
- the AKAP14 gene encoding A-kinase anchor protein 14 isoform X1 gives rise to the protein MEALPPIGGNGCCQGSACKHSVWGPGEREAAGSLLLGLPRPGLFQTRIRSLRNWAAFHSSHHNPEPTMSERTKADSSGRRLTESQGAYSGLQMEKQKKMDETKHVKIQDMDVEKSPISQETEDNANVNELALELAKNVVTTAVKTVEDAENPIKNINWITHGEFTAERGRKQIEEFVLTWEYQDCWVHCTEFIEREDLVHSYHYIYCVHWSNPTANIPIAQVSASAYFTIKITKNKPPDMPIEVSYIFEGLSLVHRPGQTRFREKWLRDTIEAKNILMESIPF
- the AKAP14 gene encoding A-kinase anchor protein 14 isoform X2, giving the protein MEALPPIGGNGCCQGSACKHSVWGPGEREAAGSLLLGLPRPGLFQTRIRSLRNWAAFHSSHHNPEPTMSERTKADSSGRRLTESQGAYSGLQMEKQKKMDETKHVKIQDMDVEKSPISQETEDNANVNELALELAKNVVTTAVKTVEDAENPIKNINWITHGEFTAERGRKQIEEFVLTWEYQDCWVHCTEFIEREDLVHSYHYIYCVHWSNPTANIPIAQVSASAYFTIKITKNKPPSPQIIRTYIL